In the Haliaeetus albicilla chromosome 7, bHalAlb1.1, whole genome shotgun sequence genome, one interval contains:
- the HTR3A gene encoding 5-hydroxytryptamine receptor 3A isoform X3, protein MMPAALGVLLALLPLALMLQSQGTRRGGWTPEPTEPALHRLSHYLLAHYQKGTRPVRDWRTTTNVAIDLMVYAILSVDEKNQVLTTYIWYRQHWTDEFLRWDPARFDNLTQISLPAESIWVPDILINEFVDVGKSPHVPYVYVGHHGEVQNLKPIQVMTACSLDIYNFPFDVQNCSLTFTSWLHHIRDINLSLWRQPELVKFDRSVFMNQGEWELLYVLSRFQEFSVKSSDSYAEMKFYVVIRRRPLFYTVSLLLPSIFLMVMDIVGFYLPPNSGERVSFKITLLLGYSVFLIIVSDTLPATAVGTPLIGIYFVVCMALLVISLTETILIVRLVHKQDLQPHVPEWVKRLLLERATVLLCIQDGRTFSPSRTQSSDISREVENNDSAAKLSHHGCEDPRECEAAGAVRPAPAFAGQAEGSPLMHSILREITAIRQFLEKREEFRDVAREWLQVGYVLDVLLFRAYLAAVLAYSITLGTLWSVWRDA, encoded by the exons ATGATGCCGGCTGCTCTCGGGGTGCTTCTGGCCCTGCTGCCTCTTGCCTTGATGCTGCAGAGCCAAG GTACCCGGAGGGGGGGCTGGACGCCAGAGCCCACCGAGCCTGCCCTGCACCGGCTGTCCCACTACCTGCTGGCCCACTACCAGAAGGGTACCCGGCCTGTGCGGGACTGGCGGACGACCACCAACGTGGCCATCGACCTCATGGTCTACGCCATCCTCAGCGTG GATGAGAAGAACCAGGTGCTGACCACCTACATCTGGTACAGGCAG CATTGGACAGACGAATTCCTCAGGTGGGACCCGGCACGCTTCGACAACCTGACGCAGATCTCCCTCCCCGCGGAGAGCATCTGGGTGCCTGACATCCTCATCAATGAGTT TGTGGATGTCGGAaagtccccccatgtcccctacGTCTATGTTGGCCACCACGGGGAGGTGCAGAACCTCAAACCGATCCAGGTGATGACCGCCTGCAGCCTGGACATCTACAACTTCCCCTTCGACGTCCAGAACTGCTCGCTCACCTTCACCAGCTGGCTGCACCACA TCCGGGACATCAACCTCTCGCTGTGGCGGCAGCCGGAGCTGGTCAAGTTCGACCGGAGTGTCTTCATGAACCAGGGCGAGTGGGAGCTGCTCTACGTCCTCAGCCGCTTCCAGGAGTTCAGCGTCAAGAGCAGCGACAGCTACGCCGAGATGAAGTTCTAC GTGGTCATCCGGAGACGCCCCCTCTTCTACACTGtcagcctgctgctccccagcatcTTCCTGATGGTTATGGACATTGTGGGCTTCTACCTACCTCCCAACAGTGGCGAGAGGGTCTCTTTCAAGATCACCCTCCTGCTCGGCTACTCGGTTTTCCTCATCATTGTATCCGACACTCTGCCGGCTACTGCCGTTGGCACCCCATTGATAG GCATCTACTTTGTGGTGTGCATGGCACTGCTCGTCATCAGCCTGACGGAGACCATCCTGATCGTGCGCCTGGTGCACAAGCAGGACCTGCAGCCCCACGTCCCCGAGTGGGTGAAGCGCCTGCTGCTGGAACGAGCCACTGTCCTGCTCTGCATCCAGGATGGGAGGACATTCAGCCCAAGCAGGACGCAGAGCTCGGACATCTCCAGGGAGGTGGAGAACAACGACAGCGCAG CCAAGCTGAGCCACCACGGCTGCGAGGACCCCCGGGAATGCGAGGCAGCGGGGGCCGTGAGGCCCGCACCGGCCTTTGCCGGCCAGGCGGAGGGCTCCCCGCTGATGCACAGCATCCTGCGTGAGATCACCGCCATCCGCCAGTTCCTGGAGAAACGCGAGGAGTTTCGCGACGTTGCCCGCGAGTGGCTGCAAGTAGGCTACGTGTTGGATGTCCTGCTCTTCCGGGCGTACCTGGCGGCCGTCCTGGCCTACAGCATCACCCTGGGCACCCTCTGGTCGGTGTGGCGGGACGCCTGA
- the HTR3A gene encoding 5-hydroxytryptamine receptor 3A isoform X2 yields the protein MLLFNFDGKPQLVSEGWQPAASRGSWHAPRQLQSLPPCEWPSIPPSFPLLAGTRRGGWTPEPTEPALHRLSHYLLAHYQKGTRPVRDWRTTTNVAIDLMVYAILSVDEKNQVLTTYIWYRQHWTDEFLRWDPARFDNLTQISLPAESIWVPDILINEFVDVGKSPHVPYVYVGHHGEVQNLKPIQVMTACSLDIYNFPFDVQNCSLTFTSWLHHIRDINLSLWRQPELVKFDRSVFMNQGEWELLYVLSRFQEFSVKSSDSYAEMKFYVVIRRRPLFYTVSLLLPSIFLMVMDIVGFYLPPNSGERVSFKITLLLGYSVFLIIVSDTLPATAVGTPLIGIYFVVCMALLVISLTETILIVRLVHKQDLQPHVPEWVKRLLLERATVLLCIQDGRTFSPSRTQSSDISREVENNDSAAKLSHHGCEDPRECEAAGAVRPAPAFAGQAEGSPLMHSILREITAIRQFLEKREEFRDVAREWLQVGYVLDVLLFRAYLAAVLAYSITLGTLWSVWRDA from the exons ATGCTCCTATTCAACTTTGATGGGAAACCCCAACTGGTAAGTGAGGGATGGCAGCCAGCAGCATCCCGTGGTTCGTGGCACGCCCCCAGGCAATTGCAGTCACTGCCCCCGTGCGAGTGgccctccatccctccttccttccctctgctggCAGGTACCCGGAGGGGGGGCTGGACGCCAGAGCCCACCGAGCCTGCCCTGCACCGGCTGTCCCACTACCTGCTGGCCCACTACCAGAAGGGTACCCGGCCTGTGCGGGACTGGCGGACGACCACCAACGTGGCCATCGACCTCATGGTCTACGCCATCCTCAGCGTG GATGAGAAGAACCAGGTGCTGACCACCTACATCTGGTACAGGCAG CATTGGACAGACGAATTCCTCAGGTGGGACCCGGCACGCTTCGACAACCTGACGCAGATCTCCCTCCCCGCGGAGAGCATCTGGGTGCCTGACATCCTCATCAATGAGTT TGTGGATGTCGGAaagtccccccatgtcccctacGTCTATGTTGGCCACCACGGGGAGGTGCAGAACCTCAAACCGATCCAGGTGATGACCGCCTGCAGCCTGGACATCTACAACTTCCCCTTCGACGTCCAGAACTGCTCGCTCACCTTCACCAGCTGGCTGCACCACA TCCGGGACATCAACCTCTCGCTGTGGCGGCAGCCGGAGCTGGTCAAGTTCGACCGGAGTGTCTTCATGAACCAGGGCGAGTGGGAGCTGCTCTACGTCCTCAGCCGCTTCCAGGAGTTCAGCGTCAAGAGCAGCGACAGCTACGCCGAGATGAAGTTCTAC GTGGTCATCCGGAGACGCCCCCTCTTCTACACTGtcagcctgctgctccccagcatcTTCCTGATGGTTATGGACATTGTGGGCTTCTACCTACCTCCCAACAGTGGCGAGAGGGTCTCTTTCAAGATCACCCTCCTGCTCGGCTACTCGGTTTTCCTCATCATTGTATCCGACACTCTGCCGGCTACTGCCGTTGGCACCCCATTGATAG GCATCTACTTTGTGGTGTGCATGGCACTGCTCGTCATCAGCCTGACGGAGACCATCCTGATCGTGCGCCTGGTGCACAAGCAGGACCTGCAGCCCCACGTCCCCGAGTGGGTGAAGCGCCTGCTGCTGGAACGAGCCACTGTCCTGCTCTGCATCCAGGATGGGAGGACATTCAGCCCAAGCAGGACGCAGAGCTCGGACATCTCCAGGGAGGTGGAGAACAACGACAGCGCAG CCAAGCTGAGCCACCACGGCTGCGAGGACCCCCGGGAATGCGAGGCAGCGGGGGCCGTGAGGCCCGCACCGGCCTTTGCCGGCCAGGCGGAGGGCTCCCCGCTGATGCACAGCATCCTGCGTGAGATCACCGCCATCCGCCAGTTCCTGGAGAAACGCGAGGAGTTTCGCGACGTTGCCCGCGAGTGGCTGCAAGTAGGCTACGTGTTGGATGTCCTGCTCTTCCGGGCGTACCTGGCGGCCGTCCTGGCCTACAGCATCACCCTGGGCACCCTCTGGTCGGTGTGGCGGGACGCCTGA
- the HTR3A gene encoding 5-hydroxytryptamine receptor 3A isoform X1: MLLFNFDGKPQLVSEGWQPAASRGSWHAPRQLQSLPPCEWPSIPPSFPLLAGTRRGGWTPEPTEPALHRLSHYLLAHYQKGTRPVRDWRTTTNVAIDLMVYAILSVDEKNQVLTTYIWYRQHWTDEFLRWDPARFDNLTQISLPAESIWVPDILINEFVDVGKSPHVPYVYVGHHGEVQNLKPIQVMTACSLDIYNFPFDVQNCSLTFTSWLHHSECRDPPRPRGTRGELAGPPPGWSSVQKATRPSRWPQRIGDACGEGRHPARRGGAGSCRRFGPGTPGPHLSSAPPVRDINLSLWRQPELVKFDRSVFMNQGEWELLYVLSRFQEFSVKSSDSYAEMKFYVVIRRRPLFYTVSLLLPSIFLMVMDIVGFYLPPNSGERVSFKITLLLGYSVFLIIVSDTLPATAVGTPLIGIYFVVCMALLVISLTETILIVRLVHKQDLQPHVPEWVKRLLLERATVLLCIQDGRTFSPSRTQSSDISREVENNDSAAKLSHHGCEDPRECEAAGAVRPAPAFAGQAEGSPLMHSILREITAIRQFLEKREEFRDVAREWLQVGYVLDVLLFRAYLAAVLAYSITLGTLWSVWRDA, encoded by the exons ATGCTCCTATTCAACTTTGATGGGAAACCCCAACTGGTAAGTGAGGGATGGCAGCCAGCAGCATCCCGTGGTTCGTGGCACGCCCCCAGGCAATTGCAGTCACTGCCCCCGTGCGAGTGgccctccatccctccttccttccctctgctggCAGGTACCCGGAGGGGGGGCTGGACGCCAGAGCCCACCGAGCCTGCCCTGCACCGGCTGTCCCACTACCTGCTGGCCCACTACCAGAAGGGTACCCGGCCTGTGCGGGACTGGCGGACGACCACCAACGTGGCCATCGACCTCATGGTCTACGCCATCCTCAGCGTG GATGAGAAGAACCAGGTGCTGACCACCTACATCTGGTACAGGCAG CATTGGACAGACGAATTCCTCAGGTGGGACCCGGCACGCTTCGACAACCTGACGCAGATCTCCCTCCCCGCGGAGAGCATCTGGGTGCCTGACATCCTCATCAATGAGTT TGTGGATGTCGGAaagtccccccatgtcccctacGTCTATGTTGGCCACCACGGGGAGGTGCAGAACCTCAAACCGATCCAGGTGATGACCGCCTGCAGCCTGGACATCTACAACTTCCCCTTCGACGTCCAGAACTGCTCGCTCACCTTCACCAGCTGGCTGCACCACAGTGAGTGCCGGGACCCCCCACGGCCGAGGGGGACTCGGGGGGAGCTGGCGGGACCTCCGCCGGGCTGGAGCTCCGTGCAGAAGGCGACTCGTCCCTCTAGATGGCCCCAGCGGATCGGGGATGCGTGCGGGGAGGGCAGGCACCCAGCCCGGCGTGGAGGTGCCGGCAGCTGCCGGCGTTTCGGGCCGGGCACCCCTGGTCCTCacctctcctctgcccccccaGTCCGGGACATCAACCTCTCGCTGTGGCGGCAGCCGGAGCTGGTCAAGTTCGACCGGAGTGTCTTCATGAACCAGGGCGAGTGGGAGCTGCTCTACGTCCTCAGCCGCTTCCAGGAGTTCAGCGTCAAGAGCAGCGACAGCTACGCCGAGATGAAGTTCTAC GTGGTCATCCGGAGACGCCCCCTCTTCTACACTGtcagcctgctgctccccagcatcTTCCTGATGGTTATGGACATTGTGGGCTTCTACCTACCTCCCAACAGTGGCGAGAGGGTCTCTTTCAAGATCACCCTCCTGCTCGGCTACTCGGTTTTCCTCATCATTGTATCCGACACTCTGCCGGCTACTGCCGTTGGCACCCCATTGATAG GCATCTACTTTGTGGTGTGCATGGCACTGCTCGTCATCAGCCTGACGGAGACCATCCTGATCGTGCGCCTGGTGCACAAGCAGGACCTGCAGCCCCACGTCCCCGAGTGGGTGAAGCGCCTGCTGCTGGAACGAGCCACTGTCCTGCTCTGCATCCAGGATGGGAGGACATTCAGCCCAAGCAGGACGCAGAGCTCGGACATCTCCAGGGAGGTGGAGAACAACGACAGCGCAG CCAAGCTGAGCCACCACGGCTGCGAGGACCCCCGGGAATGCGAGGCAGCGGGGGCCGTGAGGCCCGCACCGGCCTTTGCCGGCCAGGCGGAGGGCTCCCCGCTGATGCACAGCATCCTGCGTGAGATCACCGCCATCCGCCAGTTCCTGGAGAAACGCGAGGAGTTTCGCGACGTTGCCCGCGAGTGGCTGCAAGTAGGCTACGTGTTGGATGTCCTGCTCTTCCGGGCGTACCTGGCGGCCGTCCTGGCCTACAGCATCACCCTGGGCACCCTCTGGTCGGTGTGGCGGGACGCCTGA